The Primulina eburnea isolate SZY01 chromosome 13, ASM2296580v1, whole genome shotgun sequence genome includes a region encoding these proteins:
- the LOC140810858 gene encoding uncharacterized protein, whose product MNSDSIRNASIPLASSNPGCFAKKKRANRSAKLKQYKLDARREQWLSQVKNKDACKNEVNGGLGTRQGPPVHLEKERGQLKENLEIKMRDINENYGDGSSMNQFSDSKFSSSNSPTSYNSGMLGSNHPGINFTESSSISSSRSSSISSNGCFWGIMSEEEDEDSGDDGCLDDWEAVADALAATNKMQEHSPNSALVPPPLNKHGNTAQSISNSEIASQEIDVLNANLERRDTGHTPQMNCRAWRADDVSRPRCLPHLSKQYSFPLKSERQFGCGRSVWDCKNVQQVPTSCPICCEDLDCTDSNFLPCQCGFRLCLFCHKKILEEDGRCPGCRKHYDHNHVKGEATFDGGSLTYQLARSCSMITRS is encoded by the exons ATGAATTCTGATTCGATCCGCAACGCTTCTATTCCGCTGGCCTCCTCAAACCCCGGATGTTTCGCTAAGAAAAAAAGG GCAAATCGATCAGCGAAGTTGAAGCAGTACAAGCTTGATGCTCGTCGGGAGCAGTGGCTTTCTCAAG TAAAAAACAAGGATGCATGTAAGAATGAAGTGAACGGTGGGTTGGGTACACGTCAAGGGCCTCCAGTGCATTTGGAGAAGGAAAGGGGCCAGTTGAAAGAGAACCTGGAGATAAAGATGAGGGATATCAATGAGAATTATGGAGATGGATCGAGCATGAATCAGTTTAGTGACTCTAAATTCTCATCGTCAAACAGCCCCACCAGTTACAACAGTGGTATGTTGGGAAGTAATCATCCTGGGATCAATTTTACTGAAAGtagcagcatcagcagcagtCGAAGCAGTAGCATTAGTAGCAACGGATGCTTCTGGGGAATTATGAGTGAGGAAGAAGACGAGGACAGTGGTGATGATGGCTGCTTGGACGATTGGGAAGCTGTGGCTGATGCATTGGCCGCCACTAATAAGATGCAAGAGCATAGCCCTAACTCAGCATTGGTTCCTCCACCTTTGAATAAGCATGGAAATACTGCACAATCCATCTCTAATTCGGAAATAGCAAGCCAAGAGATTGATGTTTTAAATGCAAACCTAGAGAGGAGAGACACAGGACATACACCTCAAATGAATTGTCGGGCTTGGAGGGCAGACGATGTTTCTCGCCCTCGATGTCTCCCGCATTTGTCAAAGCAGTATAGTTTCCCCTTGAAATCGGAGCGACAGTTTGGCTGCGGAAGATCTGTTTGGGATTGTAAGAATGTTCAGCAGGTTCCAACATCATGCCCAATATGCTGCGAGGATTTAGACTGCACAGACTCGAATTTCCTCCCATGTCAGTGTGGTTTCCGGCTTTGCCTGTTTTGTCACAAGAAGATTCTGGAGGAAGATGGGCGTTGTCCCGGTTGCAGGAAGCACTATGACCATAACCATGTTAAAGGAGAGGCAACATTTGATGGAGGAAGTTTGACTTATCAGTTGGCTCGATCTTGTAGCATGATAACAAGATCTTAG